A single genomic interval of Prunus dulcis chromosome 5, ALMONDv2, whole genome shotgun sequence harbors:
- the LOC117629236 gene encoding uncharacterized protein LOC117629236: protein MATSNSTHVSLKLLIDTNGRKVLFAEASKDVVDFLFSLLSLPVGTVIRLLSKDGMVGSMGKLYESVENLNDTYLQPNLDKDTLLKPKTTVAGANILPQLTNNINVDSNSKQFYMCSYCNPRHISDVCYTPCPNSYSYSISTEVTYVSPQASSSTVVAKGSEGGYVKGVVTYMVMDNLEVKPMSTISSIALLNQFNVKDVGALEEKVVHLGMQEGLKLLKASFKTSAVLTKVFLGA from the exons ATGGCAACCTCCAACAGTACACATGTGAGCTTGAAACTCCTGATCGACACAAATGGTCGCAAAGTTTTGTTTGCCGAAGCCAGCAAGGATGTTGTTGATTTTCTCTTCAGTCTCCTGTCTCTGCCTGTTGGAACTGTGATCAGGCTCCTCTCCAAAGACGGCATGGTTGGTAGCATGGGAAAGCTTTATGAGAGTGTCGAAAACCTCAATGACACATACTTGCAACCCAATCTTGACAAGGACACCTTGCTGAAACCAAAGACCACAGTTGCTGGTGCCAATATCCTTCCTCAGCTGACCAACAATATTAATGTCGACTCGAATTCTAAACAGTTCTACATGTGTTCATACTGCAATCCCCGCCATATTTCCGATGTTTGTTATACCCCTTGCCCAAATAGTTACAGTTATTCCATATCCACTGAGGTGACTTATGTTTCCCcacaagcttcttcttctacgGTGGTGGCAAAGGGCAGCGAGGGAGGGTATGTCAAGGGAGTAGTAACATACATGGTCATGGATAACTTGGAGGTGAAGCCAATGTCCACCATTTCAAGTATTGCTCTACTTAACCAGTTCAATGTGAAGGATGTTGGTGCTCTTGAAGAGAAGGTGGTTCATCTTGGGATGCAAGAG GGTTTGAAGCTGCTGAAGGCATCGTTCAAGACCAGTGCAGTCCTTACCAAAGTGTTCCTGGGGGCCTAA